In the Chaetodon trifascialis isolate fChaTrf1 chromosome 12, fChaTrf1.hap1, whole genome shotgun sequence genome, GGAGAGTTTGATAAGATCCATGGAGGGAGAAATGGTCTGATAAAAACGATCCACTGACACAGCACAGGTAACATGCACAGGTAGCCTGCAGTCCTCAGACTGACGCTTCTTCTTCGCTTGTCGTCTGATCCGCCTGCTTTATTGAGTAACTTTTGGGTTTGAGAACCTTGATGGATGTTGAATTAAATGTGACATATATAACTCTTGATGGTTATGTGGAAATGCACAAATACAGATATGTTTATTTTGTGATCATGTTCACAGCATATGTTCTCATAATCTGCAGTAACTGTACTGTTGTGTGTCTGATCTGCATTCACAAAAACCTCCATGAGCCCatgtacattttcattgcagctCTGTTGATCAACTCTGTTCTTTTCAGCACGACCATCTACCCAAAGCTTTTAGTTGACTTTTTATCTGACAAACAGGTCATATCTTATTCAGCCTGTCTCTTTCAGGGTCTTATCCATTACATTTTTGCCTATTCAGAGTTCTTACTGTTGGCAGCCATGTCGTACGACAGGTATGTGTCCATATGTAAACCTCTGCAGTATGCAGCTATCATGAAGAAAACCACCACCAGTGTCCTGCTGGTTTCGGCTTGgcttcttcctgtttgtgagATTGCGGTGGCAGTTTCTTTTAGTGTCAATGTAAAACTCTGTGGCTTTACTTTGAAAGGGATTTTTTGTAACAATTCACTGTTCAGCCTTTACTGTGTGCGCATAGAAACACTGTCTGTGTATGGTGTGGTCATTCTGCTGAACATGGCGCTCCTCCCTGTGCTCTTCATCCTGTTCGCGTACACCAGGATTCTCATCATTTCCTATGGAAGCTGCAGAGAAGTCAGGAGAAAGGCTGCACACACCTGTATACCACACCTGATGGTGTTACTCAACTTCTCCTGTTTAATTACTTATGATGTGATCGTAGTCCGGCTGGAGTCAGGTATTCCAAAAAGCGCACGTTTAATAATGACGTTACAAGTGGTTCTGTATCACCCTCTCTTAAATCCAATCATATACggcctgaaaatgaaagaaatctcGAAACACTTCAGGAGGTTGTTCTGTGTGCTCACACTGCTGTCACACTAACACATCCACACTGTTTAACGTACGTCGGTTCATCTCTGATGACAGTGCAGCGATGGGTTTTCTTGACGTGtgtttaaaggcagaatgagcaGCATTTCGTCGACGCATGTATGAGTCTGTGCAACGTTGTTCAGGAAAACCTCATTTTGCCTTTGATATGTTTTTAGGGCTGATTCATTTTAGACATTCatatgatgaatgatgatgaatgtcCATGTCAgtgacatatatatatgtgtgtgtgtgtgtgtgtgtgtgtgtgtgtgtatgtatgtatgtatatataggAATATTTGTTCCTCTTGCCTTGATTATGGAGGTGCAGTTGACTGAAGAAGAAGTGTCAGTCttatcaatatatatatattaatcacgattaatctcatgaatgtcatagttaactcgcgattaatcgcacatttttatttattctaaatgtccctttaattatcattttaatgctgttattaacatggaaaagtggatcggcttgctttgtgcaaatgtttttttattgaaaacaacaacgtgtagtgtcactctgagcagtcattcacatctgaatgaatcaaatctcacacagtttaacactgtcaataaacagacgacaaaaaaataaatagttgtttacaaaaaagccccttcaacagccctttctaagggatcaacACAGGgagatacaagataaagttaaggtcacatcattgtaaactaggactcaggctgtagtgcagtaaaaccacggctgaaactttcctttcttacgtttcctttgaacataacagcatccacaTGTCTCTGTGGAAAGCCGTCCATCGTCGCCTGGTTTGAcgaggaggcggcggagaattcgccgtgtgtttggccatcaagtggtgcttcagactggatgtgctgcggtgaaaattcagttcacactgacaacacacacagtcgacccatctggcaacttttttgatcctgtagtttttctcaCGTTACCAGCAGTGGCCACcgcttataaaaaactacaagttcacgaGGTCACAAAGAACTCacacgataaaaaaaatgacgccgttaaaattgattggCAATAACgtgacatttttcacagtactaatatatatatgtacaaaatgtgtgtgtattttggagTATTTGTGTTGCTCATCATGAAAAACTGGCAGTACTTCAGTTTAAAACGCTGAGGGTTAACCTTTGAACTTTTCACAGATCTTTCGTTGATTGTTACAGATCATGAAATGTTGAATTTAAAccaataaaatgagtaaaaagaaTTAAACTGGTGATTTCTGGTAATGTGAACTATTATTTACACACTGAGGAAAGGTGTGATAATATGAGAGCGCACTGATGTAACGCTTAAGATGTGACGTGAGTGCTGTCGTGTCTGGCTTTGTGTGCCCACG is a window encoding:
- the LOC139339946 gene encoding olfactory receptor 4C12-like: MDVELNVTYITLDGYVEMHKYRYVYFVIMFTAYVLIICSNCTVVCLICIHKNLHEPMYIFIAALLINSVLFSTTIYPKLLVDFLSDKQVISYSACLFQGLIHYIFAYSEFLLLAAMSYDRYVSICKPLQYAAIMKKTTTSVLLVSAWLLPVCEIAVAVSFSVNVKLCGFTLKGIFCNNSLFSLYCVRIETLSVYGVVILLNMALLPVLFILFAYTRILIISYGSCREVRRKAAHTCIPHLMVLLNFSCLITYDVIVVRLESGIPKSARLIMTLQVVLYHPLLNPIIYGLKMKEISKHFRRLFCVLTLLSH